A region from the Pseudomonas sp. KU26590 genome encodes:
- the rpmI gene encoding 50S ribosomal protein L35, translating to MPKMKTKSGAAKRFLKTANGIKHKHAFKSHILTKMSTKRKRQLRGSSLLHPSDVAKVKRMLRLC from the coding sequence ATGCCAAAGATGAAGACTAAAAGTGGTGCAGCTAAGCGGTTTTTGAAGACCGCGAATGGCATCAAGCACAAGCACGCTTTCAAGAGCCACATCCTGACCAAAATGTCGACAAAGCGTAAGCGTCAATTGCGTGGAAGCAGCTTGCTGCATCCGTCCGACGTGGCAAAAGTCAAGCGCATGCTGCGCCTTTGCTAA
- the infC gene encoding translation initiation factor IF-3: MIIKREMRQDKRAAPKAPINENISAREVRLIGAEGEQLGIVSIEDALLKAEEAKLDLVEISADAVPPVCKLMDYGKSIFEKKKQVAAAKKNQKQIQVKEIKFRPGTEEGDYQVKLRNLVRFLSDGDRAKISLRFRGREMAHQELGMELLKRVEADLLEYGSVEQHPKMEGRQLIMVIAPKKKK, from the coding sequence ATTATTATTAAGCGTGAAATGAGACAAGATAAACGAGCTGCACCGAAAGCCCCGATCAACGAGAATATCTCGGCACGTGAGGTTCGTTTAATTGGGGCTGAGGGTGAGCAGCTTGGGATTGTGTCAATTGAAGACGCGCTTCTTAAGGCTGAAGAGGCCAAACTGGATCTGGTGGAAATTTCCGCCGATGCAGTACCCCCTGTTTGCAAACTGATGGACTACGGCAAATCGATCTTCGAAAAGAAGAAACAGGTTGCTGCCGCCAAGAAGAATCAGAAGCAGATCCAGGTTAAAGAAATCAAGTTTCGTCCAGGGACGGAGGAAGGGGATTACCAGGTAAAACTACGCAACCTGGTACGTTTCCTGAGTGACGGGGACAGGGCCAAGATTTCCTTGAGATTTCGCGGTCGTGAGATGGCCCACCAGGAGCTGGGGATGGAGCTGTTGAAGCGGGTTGAAGCTGACCTGCTCGAATACGGTTCGGTCGAACAGCATCCTAAGATGGAAGGACGCCAGCTGATCATGGTCATCGCCCCGAAAAAGAAGAAATAA